The proteins below are encoded in one region of Prosthecobacter dejongeii:
- a CDS encoding dihydrodipicolinate synthase family protein, producing MKTTPVTTADLRSSVIAVPPLCRNADLSLSREENKKLIDHMYAGGIRTLLYGGNANLYNIAISEYDALLTILADLAPDDLWMVPSIGPMYGTAMDQAAILKDHKFPTAMLLPTLFPSKPAGVATAIRHLVEKAGMKLVLYIKDESYITPEHAAELVNDGLISWIKYAVVKPNPADDLYLTKLVSLVNPDLIVSGIGEQPAIIHLRDFGITGFTAGCVCVAPRLSMDLLRAIDAKDYDRAEQIREIFLPLEDQRNAHSPILVLHHAVALAGIAKTGPVLPLLTELPDELLPGIEKAAKDLLVNAA from the coding sequence ATGAAGACCACGCCTGTCACCACCGCCGACCTCCGCAGCTCCGTCATCGCCGTCCCGCCGCTGTGCCGGAATGCGGACCTCAGCCTCAGCCGTGAGGAGAACAAAAAGCTGATCGATCACATGTATGCGGGTGGCATCCGCACCCTGCTTTATGGTGGCAATGCGAATCTCTACAACATCGCCATCTCCGAATACGATGCGCTGCTGACCATACTCGCAGATCTGGCCCCAGACGATCTCTGGATGGTGCCCAGCATCGGGCCGATGTACGGCACCGCGATGGACCAGGCAGCCATCCTGAAGGATCACAAATTCCCGACAGCCATGCTGCTGCCGACGCTTTTCCCTTCCAAGCCTGCGGGTGTGGCCACGGCCATCCGTCATCTGGTGGAAAAAGCGGGCATGAAGTTGGTGCTCTACATCAAGGATGAATCCTACATCACCCCCGAGCATGCGGCAGAGCTCGTCAATGACGGCCTCATTTCCTGGATTAAATACGCCGTGGTGAAGCCGAACCCGGCCGATGACCTCTACCTTACCAAGCTGGTCTCCCTGGTGAACCCGGACCTCATCGTCAGCGGTATTGGCGAGCAGCCTGCCATCATTCACCTGCGCGATTTCGGCATCACGGGCTTCACCGCAGGCTGCGTCTGCGTCGCCCCTCGCCTGAGCATGGACCTCCTTCGTGCCATTGACGCTAAGGACTACGATCGCGCGGAGCAGATTCGCGAGATCTTCCTGCCATTGGAAGATCAGCGCAATGCCCATAGTCCGATCTTAGTCCTTCATCACGCTGTTGCCCTCGCTGGCATCGCTAAAACCGGCCCTGTCCTGCCTTTGCTCACCGAGCTGCCTGATGAACTTCTTCCAGGCATCGAGAAAGCTGCGAAGGACCTGTTGGTCAACGCGGCGTGA
- a CDS encoding aminotransferase class V-fold PLP-dependent enzyme translates to MPAYFDHNATTPLSPAARAAWLRASDQHWHNASSLYREAGLTSQALEAAREQFADLLGVEPERVVFTSGATESNNTLFAGLSKCLPADGVVAISAIEHPSVREAARAWLGRGRVIEIPVNDQGVVQPEVLQGILQQHSPALVSLMAANNESGVLQPWEELLKICRESGARFHSDAAQWIGKQPADQLGTCDYLTGSAHKFGGPKGIGFLILADAEESFPLLHGGPQENSRRAGTENYPAIAAMVAALESATENIEAAQETQRQHRNAFEVEMESTFPGLRVISEKAPRLSNTSLLVMPRHDNLKWLTRLTRRGFAISTGSACSSGKEGSSVVVQALGASWEELKRVVRISSGPDTSAEDWQSLAVGFAEVGAELDAGGRPK, encoded by the coding sequence GTGCCCGCTTACTTCGACCACAACGCCACCACGCCCCTGTCTCCTGCGGCCCGCGCGGCCTGGCTACGTGCCAGCGATCAACATTGGCACAATGCCTCCAGTCTTTATCGTGAGGCGGGCCTCACCAGTCAGGCCCTGGAAGCAGCGCGGGAGCAATTCGCCGATCTCCTGGGCGTGGAACCTGAGCGCGTGGTCTTCACCTCCGGCGCGACCGAGTCTAACAATACGTTGTTTGCCGGGCTTTCGAAATGCCTGCCTGCGGATGGGGTCGTGGCCATTTCTGCCATTGAGCACCCCAGCGTTCGTGAAGCCGCGCGCGCCTGGCTGGGGCGAGGGCGCGTGATCGAAATTCCCGTGAATGACCAAGGTGTGGTCCAACCAGAAGTGTTGCAAGGCATTCTCCAGCAGCATTCCCCTGCCCTGGTCTCCCTCATGGCGGCCAACAATGAAAGCGGCGTGCTGCAGCCCTGGGAGGAACTGCTGAAAATCTGCCGCGAATCCGGTGCACGTTTCCACAGCGATGCTGCGCAATGGATCGGCAAGCAGCCTGCCGACCAGCTCGGCACTTGCGACTACCTCACCGGCAGCGCTCATAAATTTGGTGGGCCTAAAGGCATCGGCTTTCTCATCCTGGCCGATGCCGAAGAGAGCTTCCCCCTCCTGCACGGCGGCCCCCAGGAAAATAGCCGCCGGGCTGGGACCGAAAACTATCCCGCCATCGCCGCCATGGTAGCAGCCCTGGAATCCGCGACTGAAAACATCGAAGCCGCTCAAGAGACTCAAAGACAGCACCGGAATGCCTTCGAAGTCGAGATGGAAAGCACCTTTCCCGGATTGCGCGTGATTTCGGAAAAAGCCCCTCGCCTCAGCAACACATCGTTGTTGGTGATGCCGCGACATGACAATCTCAAATGGCTCACCCGACTCACCCGGCGCGGTTTTGCCATCTCCACCGGCTCCGCTTGTAGCTCCGGCAAAGAGGGATCCTCCGTCGTCGTCCAGGCGCTCGGGGCCAGTTGGGAGGAGCTGAAGCGAGTCGTTCGGATCAGCAGCGGTCCCGACACCTCGGCGGAGGACTGGCAATCTCTCGCCGTAGGCTTTGCAGAAGTGGGTGCGGAGCTGGATGCAGGTGGCAGGCCCAAGTGA
- a CDS encoding FAD-dependent oxidoreductase — translation MSDLNSSSDFKRRAFLRAALSGAILPTGLTLAAEEVDAKPGVFQEPAHELPLVQDADVIVCGAGPAGVTAAITAARAGARVRLFEWRGCLGGVWTAGLLGYFLDFNKPGFAKELRDQLDARGARANSTSTSRFCYDPEALKQLLEELCVEAGVKFQLHTRVAAAFKEGRRLTTIVTESKSGRQAWTAPVFIDATGDGDLGAQAGCQFEIGEAKECPCQPMSLNALLMVKDVEQLREFVRFGVPKPGENKDADKKKLIKDTIASTGHFPSYAGATLWHVHGNLVFAMFNHEYGIKPWDAAEITAATVRARAEMHKMINGLRSLGGAWEGLQIVATAEQIGVRDGRRIVGRYVVKQDDLVVGARHEDGVTRATFSVDVHATTADHNKKAPIHATKIKVKPYDIPLRAMIAADVDGLMMAGRCISGDFISHSSYRVTGNAVGMGEGAGVVAALAAKSKRLPHEVTWSEGEQKLVAMGQRAS, via the coding sequence ATGTCTGACCTCAATTCCTCCTCCGATTTTAAACGTCGCGCCTTTCTTCGTGCTGCCCTCTCGGGTGCCATCCTGCCGACTGGGCTGACACTGGCCGCAGAGGAGGTGGATGCCAAGCCGGGCGTTTTCCAGGAGCCCGCGCACGAACTACCTCTGGTGCAGGATGCGGATGTCATCGTTTGTGGTGCGGGGCCCGCGGGAGTCACCGCTGCCATCACTGCTGCCCGTGCAGGGGCGCGGGTGCGTTTGTTTGAATGGCGTGGCTGCCTGGGCGGTGTGTGGACAGCGGGGTTGCTGGGGTATTTTCTCGACTTTAACAAACCTGGTTTCGCTAAGGAACTGCGAGATCAACTGGATGCGCGAGGAGCCCGGGCAAACTCCACCAGCACTTCCCGGTTTTGTTATGATCCTGAGGCTTTGAAGCAGTTGCTGGAGGAGCTTTGTGTCGAGGCGGGCGTGAAATTCCAACTTCACACGCGCGTGGCCGCTGCATTTAAAGAAGGTCGCCGCTTAACCACGATTGTGACAGAGTCAAAATCTGGCCGCCAGGCCTGGACCGCCCCCGTTTTCATTGATGCCACGGGCGATGGTGACCTGGGCGCGCAGGCCGGTTGCCAATTTGAAATCGGGGAGGCCAAAGAGTGTCCCTGCCAGCCCATGTCGCTGAATGCACTGCTGATGGTGAAGGATGTCGAGCAACTGCGTGAGTTTGTCCGCTTTGGCGTGCCGAAGCCCGGTGAGAATAAAGATGCGGACAAGAAAAAGCTCATCAAGGACACCATCGCTAGCACCGGGCATTTCCCTTCGTATGCAGGGGCCACACTCTGGCATGTTCACGGCAATCTCGTGTTTGCCATGTTTAATCATGAGTATGGCATCAAACCCTGGGATGCTGCGGAGATCACCGCAGCGACCGTGCGGGCTCGCGCGGAGATGCACAAAATGATCAACGGACTGCGCAGCCTCGGGGGCGCATGGGAGGGGCTTCAAATCGTGGCCACGGCGGAACAGATCGGCGTGCGCGATGGCCGCCGAATTGTGGGTCGTTATGTGGTAAAGCAGGACGACTTGGTCGTGGGTGCCCGCCATGAAGATGGTGTCACCCGGGCCACCTTTAGCGTGGATGTCCATGCCACCACGGCAGATCACAACAAGAAGGCCCCCATTCATGCTACCAAAATCAAAGTGAAGCCCTATGACATTCCCCTGCGCGCCATGATCGCTGCCGATGTGGACGGCCTCATGATGGCAGGGCGCTGCATCAGTGGTGACTTCATTTCGCATTCCAGCTACCGAGTGACCGGCAATGCCGTGGGCATGGGCGAAGGAGCAGGCGTGGTGGCCGCTCTGGCCGCCAAGTCAAAGCGCCTGCCTCATGAGGTGACGTGGAGTGAAGGGGAGCAAAAACTAGTCGCCATGGGCCAACGGGCTTCATAA
- a CDS encoding VOC family protein, with the protein MKNNAINWFEIFVTDLSRARTFYETILNAKLQDSGMDCCEMAIFPYDNMQGIGGALTKMEGCNPGPGGSMVYLNVEGDLDAVLSRIPVAGGKVIRDRFAIPPHGFIGILEDTEGNVVGLHSMV; encoded by the coding sequence ATGAAAAACAACGCCATCAACTGGTTCGAAATCTTTGTCACCGACCTCAGCCGCGCACGCACTTTTTACGAAACCATTCTGAACGCCAAGCTCCAAGATTCCGGCATGGATTGCTGCGAAATGGCCATCTTTCCCTATGACAACATGCAGGGCATCGGCGGTGCCCTGACCAAAATGGAAGGCTGCAACCCAGGCCCCGGTGGCTCCATGGTTTACCTCAATGTCGAGGGCGATCTGGATGCCGTCCTTTCCCGCATCCCAGTGGCCGGAGGCAAAGTGATCCGCGACCGTTTTGCCATCCCACCTCACGGTTTCATCGGCATCCTTGAGGACACCGAAGGCAATGTGGTGGGACTGCACAGCATGGTCTGA
- a CDS encoding helix-turn-helix transcriptional regulator, protein MNRIDRLTGMILLLQSHRVITAEQIAEHYEMSVRTVYRDLAALGEAGVPIVAEAGVGYSLMRGYHMPPVMFTEHEASALFMSGEVTEQVADDSLRGALRSALLKIRAVLPKERQDQLNRLKNAVGVWLSSPRKDEEQRSIMPLQHAVIQRRCVSLAYNAGGRGDITSRTVEPLGMMFYAREWHLIAYCRLRSEFRDFRLDRIVRWEVLTEGFQGHEGFSVKTFLAENLDAHEIVPTTVLFGPAIMDRVRREMPCTCAPEQVQPDGRTRIELLAWSQEWLIGWLMSLGPQAVVEHPPAMRQRMREAALQMAALHA, encoded by the coding sequence ATGAATCGCATTGACCGCCTCACGGGCATGATCCTGCTGCTGCAAAGCCACCGCGTCATCACGGCGGAGCAGATTGCTGAACATTATGAGATGAGCGTGCGCACAGTGTATCGAGACCTTGCGGCACTGGGAGAAGCTGGGGTGCCCATCGTGGCAGAAGCAGGAGTGGGCTACAGCCTCATGCGCGGTTATCACATGCCTCCGGTGATGTTCACGGAGCATGAAGCCAGCGCCCTCTTCATGAGCGGTGAAGTAACAGAGCAAGTGGCGGATGATTCCCTGCGCGGTGCCCTGAGGTCGGCCCTGCTCAAGATCCGGGCGGTCCTGCCGAAAGAGCGTCAAGACCAACTGAATCGGCTCAAGAATGCCGTGGGTGTTTGGCTCTCCTCACCGCGCAAGGACGAGGAGCAGCGCTCCATCATGCCTCTGCAACATGCGGTGATTCAACGCCGCTGTGTAAGCCTGGCGTACAATGCAGGAGGACGCGGGGATATCACCAGCCGCACGGTGGAGCCTCTAGGGATGATGTTTTATGCACGGGAATGGCACCTCATCGCCTACTGCCGTCTGCGCAGTGAATTTCGCGACTTCCGGTTAGACCGAATCGTGCGCTGGGAAGTCCTGACCGAAGGTTTTCAAGGGCACGAAGGCTTTTCAGTGAAGACCTTTCTGGCTGAAAATCTGGATGCGCACGAAATCGTACCGACCACCGTTCTTTTCGGCCCCGCCATCATGGATCGAGTTCGTCGTGAGATGCCCTGCACCTGTGCCCCAGAGCAAGTGCAGCCCGATGGACGGACGCGGATCGAACTGCTTGCCTGGTCTCAGGAATGGCTGATCGGCTGGCTCATGAGCCTGGGCCCGCAGGCAGTGGTGGAGCATCCGCCCGCGATGCGGCAACGGATGCGTGAAGCGGCGTTGCAGATGGCAGCCCTTCATGCCTGA
- a CDS encoding ATP-binding protein yields the protein MSLEEYPTLDRPVFVNRQEEIGLLDAFRRKAGAQFMVVYGRRRIGKTALITHWMSGRPRTKIRGFYWVAHRSTPEILLRSFSEALASCLEAEIAARLSFATWEDAFKQMFALAKTEALVAGIDEFPYLLESVPGLASLLQKIWDGHKQGSQLKLILCGSQYHMMHEQFFTPKQPLYGRATASLLLDEVSPTHLSQFLPHYSAPQIVETYSVLGGVPKYLEMWDDRSPVLTNIRELLLSPATLFRHEALFLIHDEIAEPRTYLGLLEAIGGGLRTPVTIAKITGLPITHVGKYLHHLLALKLVRRVQSAEAPNVAQTRLSRYEIRDPFMRFHFEFIHPHPDLVERNRMTEHMEKITSRFDAYVGKTGYEELARRHLESLGLVGKLPFKPDAVGRAWTPRAEVDVFAISRKSQAALFGECRWNSRKMDVSVLTELQTKAESFPRLKKWKKHFALFSKSGFTAELTRVAKKERILLCEGPLVSM from the coding sequence ATGTCACTTGAAGAATATCCGACGCTGGACCGCCCGGTTTTTGTGAATCGTCAGGAGGAGATTGGTTTGTTGGATGCCTTTCGCCGTAAGGCTGGCGCGCAGTTCATGGTGGTTTATGGGCGGCGCCGTATCGGTAAAACTGCGTTAATCACTCACTGGATGTCAGGGCGTCCACGGACAAAAATTCGTGGTTTTTACTGGGTGGCACATCGCAGCACGCCGGAGATCCTGCTGCGAAGTTTTTCCGAAGCCCTGGCTTCTTGCTTGGAGGCCGAGATTGCCGCGAGGCTTAGCTTTGCCACTTGGGAAGATGCCTTTAAGCAAATGTTCGCCCTAGCTAAAACGGAGGCTTTGGTGGCGGGGATTGATGAGTTTCCCTACCTTCTGGAAAGCGTTCCGGGCCTCGCTTCATTGCTGCAGAAAATCTGGGATGGCCATAAACAAGGCTCCCAACTCAAGCTGATTTTGTGCGGCTCCCAGTATCACATGATGCATGAGCAGTTCTTCACGCCGAAGCAGCCGCTCTACGGTCGTGCCACGGCTTCGCTGTTGTTGGATGAGGTTTCTCCCACTCACCTTAGTCAATTCCTGCCGCATTACAGTGCCCCCCAGATTGTCGAAACCTACAGCGTGCTGGGCGGGGTGCCAAAGTACCTGGAGATGTGGGATGACCGCTCACCCGTGCTGACCAACATTCGTGAATTGCTGCTGTCTCCGGCTACCTTGTTCAGGCATGAGGCCTTGTTCTTGATTCATGATGAAATCGCCGAGCCGCGTACTTATTTGGGCTTGCTGGAGGCCATTGGCGGCGGGTTGCGCACACCTGTGACCATTGCCAAAATTACAGGGTTGCCAATCACGCATGTGGGCAAATACCTGCATCATCTCCTGGCTCTCAAACTGGTACGCCGGGTGCAGTCAGCCGAAGCTCCGAATGTGGCACAGACTCGCCTCAGCAGATATGAGATCCGCGATCCCTTCATGCGTTTTCATTTTGAATTCATTCATCCGCATCCAGATCTGGTGGAGAGAAATCGAATGACGGAACACATGGAGAAGATCACCTCCCGCTTTGATGCCTACGTGGGTAAAACGGGTTACGAAGAGCTGGCACGACGTCACTTGGAGTCTCTGGGTCTGGTCGGCAAACTGCCGTTCAAACCGGACGCCGTGGGGCGTGCCTGGACTCCGCGTGCTGAGGTGGACGTCTTTGCCATCAGCCGTAAATCGCAAGCGGCCTTGTTTGGCGAGTGTCGCTGGAACTCTCGTAAAATGGACGTGTCCGTGCTTACCGAATTGCAGACCAAAGCGGAGAGCTTTCCCCGCCTCAAAAAGTGGAAGAAGCACTTTGCCTTGTTCTCAAAATCTGGTTTTACCGCAGAGCTGACACGAGTTGCCAAAAAAGAAAGAATCCTTCTTTGCGAAGGGCCTCTGGTCTCCATGTAA
- a CDS encoding FAD-dependent oxidoreductase, whose translation MPAKTDLNRRHFFQTALGGALAAPSLVQAAAGTPADPSRYAEPGHDLACVQDADVIVCGAGPAGVAAAITAARAGAKVRLFEVHGCLGGVWTAGLLTWIFDFDKPGLTREIIAKLDERGARRGSDNGRFVYEPDEMKLLLEDLCVEAGVKFRLHTRAVAAYKEGKRLTTVITESASGREAWRAPVFIDTTGDGVLGALAGCSWDLGNMGQDKSSQCLCQPLTMNALAVVKDVTQMQKYISFYEGDLKWHVEATKNFKADIQKAGIDPSYGMPTLFHVRDNVVLIMANHEYGIRPDDADALTAATVRARKEIFAITRALRKLGGVWEGFQIIASAEQIGVRDGKRIHGRYTVVKDDLVNGARHEDGVARVTFGVDIHAKSKKDNDQLTIERGGVTKFTPYDIPLRALIAKDVDGLMMAGRCISGDFVAHASYRVTGNAVAMGEAAGVTAAIAATSKRLPHEVAWKEAEEKLTSLRPQA comes from the coding sequence ATGCCTGCCAAAACCGATCTCAATCGCCGCCACTTTTTTCAAACAGCTCTGGGAGGTGCCCTTGCGGCTCCCTCACTGGTTCAGGCTGCTGCGGGAACACCGGCGGACCCTTCACGCTATGCGGAGCCAGGGCATGACTTGGCTTGTGTGCAGGATGCGGATGTCATCGTCTGCGGCGCTGGGCCAGCAGGCGTGGCAGCGGCCATCACGGCGGCGCGTGCAGGCGCAAAGGTGCGTTTGTTTGAGGTGCATGGTTGCTTGGGCGGTGTGTGGACCGCAGGACTGCTGACCTGGATCTTTGACTTCGATAAACCGGGGCTCACTCGTGAGATCATCGCCAAACTGGATGAACGTGGTGCCCGACGTGGCAGCGACAACGGGCGTTTCGTGTATGAGCCCGATGAAATGAAGCTGCTGCTAGAGGATCTCTGCGTGGAGGCCGGGGTGAAATTTCGACTGCACACCCGCGCCGTGGCCGCTTACAAGGAAGGCAAACGCCTCACCACCGTCATCACGGAATCTGCCTCCGGCCGCGAGGCTTGGCGCGCCCCCGTTTTTATTGATACTACCGGCGATGGGGTGCTCGGTGCCCTGGCTGGATGCTCCTGGGACCTCGGAAATATGGGGCAGGACAAATCCAGCCAGTGCCTGTGCCAGCCTCTCACCATGAATGCTCTGGCGGTGGTGAAGGATGTCACGCAGATGCAGAAGTACATCTCCTTTTATGAAGGCGATCTGAAGTGGCATGTGGAGGCGACGAAGAACTTCAAAGCGGACATCCAAAAAGCAGGCATAGATCCCTCCTACGGAATGCCCACCCTTTTTCATGTGCGGGACAATGTGGTGCTCATCATGGCTAACCATGAGTATGGCATTCGCCCTGATGATGCCGATGCCCTCACCGCAGCCACGGTTCGTGCTCGCAAAGAGATCTTTGCCATCACCCGTGCCCTGCGGAAATTGGGCGGTGTCTGGGAGGGGTTCCAGATTATCGCCTCGGCAGAGCAGATCGGCGTGCGGGATGGCAAACGCATCCATGGCCGCTACACGGTGGTGAAGGATGACCTCGTCAACGGAGCGCGTCACGAAGACGGTGTTGCCCGTGTGACCTTTGGCGTGGACATCCATGCGAAGTCCAAGAAGGACAATGACCAGCTTACCATTGAGCGAGGTGGCGTGACGAAATTTACCCCCTATGACATCCCTTTGCGTGCGCTCATTGCCAAGGATGTGGACGGTCTCATGATGGCAGGCCGCTGCATCAGTGGCGACTTCGTGGCCCACGCCAGCTACCGTGTGACAGGCAATGCTGTCGCCATGGGAGAAGCCGCTGGCGTCACCGCCGCGATTGCCGCCACCTCCAAGCGCCTGCCCCACGAGGTAGCCTGGAAGGAGGCCGAAGAGAAACTGACCAGTCTCAGGCCGCAGGCTTAA
- a CDS encoding DUF1552 domain-containing protein has protein sequence MKSSSQFSRRQFLRGAGIMLGLPWFESVSSFGAPVVKGTPQAPRRLGICFFGNGVNPHHWGASNTPGGLEFLQTLKPLEPVKNKVMVFKGLWNPSTVTGPGGHYPKMNILSGLKVKQTTTDVEVGLTMDQIIANKIGQQTPVASLAIGTEGPKYSTDSGYTSLYSAYLSWSSPTTPAPKEIYPQQAFDQLFDDGSKRARDKSVLDLVMQDASSLRGKLSRRDGQKLDEYLTSVRDLEQRIARSEKLSTAEAATRGWQPSVKTPWLARPASGIPAQQEEHVKLMLDIMVLAFQMDRTRVVTNMLTNDLSNMNFGFLGVKGGQHELSHHANDADRLASYQKGNEYMVKVWSEALQKMEATNEGERTLLDNSMIMLTSSLYDGNAHDSTQLPLLLAGGGGGTLRGGRYFDYSKDPNRKLCRLHLAMMERMGVKTAHFGDADNPLPDLV, from the coding sequence ATGAAAAGTTCCTCTCAGTTTTCCCGCCGTCAGTTTCTGCGTGGTGCCGGCATCATGCTCGGCCTACCGTGGTTTGAGTCGGTGTCGTCCTTTGGCGCTCCGGTGGTCAAAGGCACACCACAGGCCCCTCGGCGTCTGGGAATCTGCTTTTTTGGCAACGGGGTGAACCCACATCATTGGGGCGCGTCCAACACACCCGGAGGTTTAGAGTTTCTGCAAACGCTGAAACCTTTGGAGCCCGTGAAAAACAAGGTCATGGTCTTCAAAGGCCTGTGGAATCCCTCGACGGTTACTGGGCCCGGAGGCCACTACCCGAAGATGAATATTCTTTCAGGCTTGAAGGTGAAGCAAACGACTACGGATGTGGAAGTAGGCCTGACCATGGACCAAATCATCGCCAACAAGATCGGCCAGCAGACCCCTGTGGCCAGTCTTGCCATCGGCACGGAAGGGCCTAAATACAGCACTGACAGCGGTTACACTTCCCTTTATTCGGCCTACCTTTCCTGGAGCAGCCCCACGACACCTGCACCGAAGGAGATCTATCCTCAGCAGGCTTTTGACCAACTCTTTGACGACGGTAGCAAACGCGCCCGTGACAAGAGCGTGCTGGATCTGGTGATGCAAGACGCCAGCAGCCTGCGGGGTAAGCTGAGCCGCCGCGATGGCCAGAAGCTGGATGAATACCTCACCTCCGTCCGGGATCTGGAGCAGCGCATCGCACGTTCTGAAAAACTCAGCACCGCTGAGGCAGCGACCCGTGGGTGGCAGCCCAGCGTGAAGACGCCTTGGCTCGCCCGTCCCGCCTCAGGCATCCCAGCGCAGCAGGAAGAGCACGTGAAACTCATGCTGGACATCATGGTCCTGGCCTTCCAGATGGATCGCACTCGCGTGGTGACGAACATGCTGACGAACGACCTTTCCAACATGAACTTTGGCTTCCTAGGCGTGAAAGGCGGCCAGCATGAGTTGTCTCACCATGCCAATGATGCGGACCGGCTGGCCTCCTACCAAAAGGGCAATGAATACATGGTGAAGGTATGGTCCGAGGCCCTGCAGAAGATGGAAGCGACCAACGAAGGCGAACGAACTCTGCTGGATAATAGCATGATCATGCTGACCTCCAGCCTCTACGATGGCAATGCCCATGACTCAACCCAGCTCCCCCTCCTCCTCGCCGGTGGTGGCGGCGGCACCCTGCGTGGTGGCCGTTATTTCGACTACAGCAAGGACCCAAACCGCAAGCTCTGCCGCCTGCATCTAGCCATGATGGAACGCATGGGCGTGAAGACTGCGCATTTTGGAGATGCAGATAATCCGCTGCCTGATCTCGTGTAA